The DNA segment ATAAGCGGGTTACCCCTACCAACCGGGAGTTGAAAGCTCAGGGCGTAGGTAACCTTGTGTCCGGCCTTATCGGCGGATTGCCCATTACGTCAGTGGTGGTACGTACCTCCGCCAACGTGAATGCCGGCGCCAAAACAAAAACATCAGCTATTTCCCATGGCGTCCTGTTACTGCTATGTGTGGCCCTGATACCGGGATTATTAAACCTTATCCCCTTCTCGGCACTGGCTGCTGTATTGATCTATACCGGTTACAAGCTTACCAAACCTGCCCTGTATATCAAATATTACCAAAAAGGCCTGGATCAGTTCCTGCCATTTGTAATTACCGTTATAGCCATCCTGCTTACCGATCTGCTGGTAGGTATCCTTATCGGCTGTTGCGCAGGATTGATCTTCGTATTCCGCAGCAATTTCAAATCGGCTGTATTTGTGGTCAATGATGACAATAAATACCTCTTCCGCCTGCGGAAAGATGTATCCTTCCTCAATAAGCCGATCGTTAAGAGAAAGCTGGAAGAAGTACCTGCCGACTCTTATGTACTGATAGACGCCACGAGGGCTGATTTTATTGATAAGGACGTGATCGAAGTAATAGAAGATTTCCAGAAACATGCTCCTTTAAAGAACATTAAAGTAGAGCTGAAGAAAAGCGTATATAAAGAACAGGGGTTCTCTATCGCTTCTCCCAACAATCTTGTATTATCCAAAAACTAATTACCATGCACTCATTTGAAAAATTGCTCCTTCAAAATAAGGCCTGGGTCTATGAAACCCAGTTGGACGATCCGGGTTATTTCGACCGCCTGTCCAAAGGCCAGTGCCCGGAATTCCTATGGATTGGTTGCAGCGACAGCCGGGTGCCGGCCAATGAAGTCACCGGCACACTGCCCGGTGAAATATTTGTGCACCGCAATATTGCCAACCTGGTGGTGGAAGATGATACCAATTTACTGAGCGTACTGGAATATGCTGTTATGTACCTGAAAGTAAGACATGTAATTGTTTGCGGCCACTATGGCTGCGGAGGCATTAAAGCAGCCCTGAGCAACGACAGCTTTGG comes from the Paraflavitalea devenefica genome and includes:
- a CDS encoding carbonic anhydrase — translated: MHSFEKLLLQNKAWVYETQLDDPGYFDRLSKGQCPEFLWIGCSDSRVPANEVTGTLPGEIFVHRNIANLVVEDDTNLLSVLEYAVMYLKVRHVIVCGHYGCGGIKAALSNDSFGLLDKWLINIKNTYEENRPAIDSIDDPEEKANLLAEFSVRQQVINLSKTDTIRRAWEKGNKPHIHGWIYGLKDGLLNTVYDIAAPIKESAYVML